The nucleotide window CAGCCCGCGCCGGTAACCCTCGGTGCGCGCGGCCGCCGGTGCGTTGCCGCGGGGGCCGGTGATCGTCGCGATCCGGCGGTGGCCGAGCGCGGCCAGGTGCCGGACCGCCTCCGCCGCGCCCCCGGCGTTGTCCGACGTCACGTGCGTCGCCCGCGGTCCGGACAGGGCGACGTCCAGTGCGACGCACGGCAAGCCGGACTGGGCGAACGCGGTGAACGCGTCGGCGTCCGTGCCGCTGTCGATGAGCACCAGCCCGGCCAGGTGGTGCCGTCGGGTCATGCTCACGTAGCCGATCGGGTCGGCCAGCGACACGCCCGGGTGGCGGTCGCGGGCGTCGTCGCTCGTCGCGAGCAGCAGCAGGTGGTAGCCGTGCGAACTCAACGCGGACTTGAGGCCCAGCAACAGGTCCTGCAGGAACGGGTGCCGCCAGCCGGGCCGCCGGTGGTCGGTGTCCCAGACCAGCCCGACCATCGCCGACTGCCGGCGTGACAGCGCCCGCGCGGATTCGTTCGGCGAGAAGTCGAGGTCCCGCGCCACGCGCTCGACGCGTTCGCGGGTCGTCGCGCTGACCGTGGCCGGGCGGTTGAACACCCGCGACACGGTGGCGACGGAAACCCCGCAGAGCTGCGCGACCTCGCGGGCGGTGACCATGGTGACCTCCTGGTTTGTAACCGGTTACATCTGTAGCACACGACCTCAGACTGCGTAAACGCCAGGGCGCGTTATTATTTCGTTACTTGACGGAAGTCGGCTGGGAGCGCTCTCATGGGACCCGCGTTTTCCGACCGGCCCGCAGAACAACGGAGATCTCATGCGCCCGAAAACGAGAAACCGCCGGATCCGCCTGCTCGCCGGGGTGGGTGCCACCCTGGTCGCGCTCACCGCGGTGAGCGCCTGCGGTGACAGCGGTGCCGCCGGCGGCAAGATCAAGCTGAGCCTCGGCCTGTTCGGCAACTTCGGCTACACCGACCTGATCAAGGAGTACCAGGCGGCGCACCCGGACATCGAGATCACCGAGCGGACCGCCGCCTACTCCGACCACCACAAGAACCTCGCCGCGCACCTGGCCACCGGCGCCGGCGCCGCGGACGTCGAAGCCATCGACACCGGGTACGTCGCCCAGTTCAAGGCGACCCCGGACAAGTTCGTCGACCTCAACACCGTCGGCGGCGACAAGCTCAAGGACCGCTGGCTGGCCTGGAAGTGGGCCGCGTCGCTGGGCAAGGGCGGGCAGCAGATCGGCTACGGCACCGACGTCGGCGGCCTCGCCATCTGCTACCGCCGCGACATGTTCAAGACCGCCGGGCTGCCCGAGGACCGCGACGCCGTGTCCGCGCTCTGGCCCACCTGGCAGAAGCTCTTCGAGACGGGCAAGCGCTTCCAGGAAAAGGCGCCGCAGGGCGTCAAGTTCATGGACGGCGGCCCGACCGTGCTCAACGCGATCGTCGGCCAGGCCCCGCAGGGCTACTACGACCAGAACGACCAGGTCATCGTGGGCAGCAACCCGGCCCTGCGCCAGGGCTGGGACCTCGTGGTCGACGCGGTCAAGGCGAACCTGAGCGCCGGCCTGCTCTACAGCACCCCGCAGTGGAACACCGGCTTCACCCAGGGCCAGTTCGCGACCGTCACCTGCCCGGCGTGGATGATGACCAAGATCAAGGACCAGGCGCCGGACACCGCCGGCAAGTGGGACGTCGCGGCCGTGCCCGGTGGCGGCGGCAACTGGGGCGGCTCGTACCTGACCGTGCCGAAGTCGGGCAAGCACACCAAGGAAGCCGCCGAGCTCGCCGCGTGGCTGACCGCGCCCGAGCAGCAGGCGAAGGTGTTCACCAGCAAGGGCCTGCTGCCGTCGGCGCCGTCGCTCTACGACGACCCGAAGATCACCGGCTACACCAACCCGTTCTTCTCGGGCGCGCCCGTGGGCAAGGTCTTCACGGACGCGGCGAAGAAGCTGAACCCGCAGTACCAGGGCCCCAAGGCCGGCGACGTGCAGACCGAGTTCGGCAACGCGATGCAGCGCGTCGAGCAGGGCAAGCAGGACGGCGCGGCGGCGTGGGACCAGCTGGTCGGTGACGTCGCGAAGATCAAGTAATGGCGCTCACCTTCGCCGAGCGGCGGCAGAAGTGGGACGTCAAGCTGTCGCCGTTCGGTTTCATCAGCCCGTACTTCCTCATCTTCGGCGTCTTCGGGTTGTTCCCGCTGCTCTACACGGCCTTCGTGTCGCTGCAGAAGCGGAACCTCATCGACGCCGAGGGTGCGACGTTCATCGGGTTCGGCAACTACGAGCAGCTGCTGTTCCACGACCCGTACTTCTGGAACGCGATGGGGAACACGGTCAGCCTGTGGCTGCTGACCACGATCCCGCAGATCCTGTTCGCGCTCGGCATCGCGCACCTGCTCAACCGGCGGCTGCGCGGGCGGATGTTCTTCCGGATGGGGATGATCCTGCCGAACATCACCTCGGTGGCGGCGGTGACGATCATCTTCGCGCAGCTGTTCGGCCGGGACTTCGGCCTGGTCAACTGGGTGCTGAGCTGGTTCGGCGCCGGGCAGATCGACTGGCAGGCCGGCACGGCCAGCTCGCACACGGCCATCGCGGCGATGGTCGTGTGGCGCTGGACCGGCTACCACGCGCTGATCTTCCTGGCGTCGATGCAGGCGATCCCGTCGAGCATGTACGAAGCCGCCACGCTCGACGGCGCCCGCGGGTGGCAGCAGTTCTGGCGGATCACCGTGCCGCTGCTGCGGCCGCAGATCATCTTCTCCACGGTGATCGCGACGACCGGGAACATGCGGCTGCTGGCCGAGCCGCTGCTGTTCAACCCGGGCACGGCGGCCGCCACCGGTGGCTCGGACCGGCAGTTCCAGACCGCCGCGCTCTACCTCTACGAACAGGGCTTCGCCAAGTACGACTTCGGCTACAGCTCGGCGATCGCGCTGATCCTGGCCGTGGCCACGATGCTCGTCGCCGGCCTGTCGTACCTGGTGACCCGGCGCATCCAAACGGACTGAGGAGCGGACATGACCACCGTGCTGACCCCGGCCGCGCCCGCGCCGCCGGCCGCCTCGCGCGGGCGGCTGCGGCGGATCGGGAAGCGGGTCACGAGCCCGTGGACCTACGCCGCGCTGATCGCGATCCTGGCCGGTTCGGCGTTCCCGGTGTACTGGTCGTTCGTCGTCTCCTCGCAGACGACGGAGGCCGTGGGCAAGGTGCCGCCGGTGCTGGTGCCGGGCGGGCACCTGTTCGAGAACATCGCCCGCGTCTTCGACGAGACGGACTTCGCGCTGGCGCTGGGCAACTCGCTCATCGTCGCGGGCACGATCACCGTCTCGGTGGTGCTGTTCTCGACGCTGGCCGGGTTCGCCTTCGCCAAGCTGCGGTTCCGCGGGCGGACGGCGTTGCTGCTGGTCGTGGTGGCCACCCAGGCCATCCCGACCGAGCTCGGCGTCGTCCCGCTGTACATGATGATGGCCGACTTCGGGTGGGCGGGGGAGCTGCAGGCGGTGATCGTGCCCGGCCTGGTCACCGCGTTCGGCGTGTTCTTCATGCGCCAGTACTTCGAGCGGGCGCTGCCGCTGGAGCTGCTGGAGGCCGGCCGGATGGACGGCTGCGGCTCGCTGCGGCTGTTCTGGCACGTGGCCCTGCCCGCCGCCCGCCCGGCCGCCGCGGTGCTCGGGCTGTTCACCTTCATGCAGGCCTGGAACGACTTCTTCTGGCCACTGGTGGTGCTCGTGCCGGAGAACCCGACCGTCCAAACCGCACTGTCCACTCTGGCCAGTGGCTACACCACCGACTACACGCTCGTGCTCACCGCCGCCACCATCGGCACCGTCCCCGTCCTGATCGTGTTCCTGCTGTTCGGCCGCCAGATCGTCGGCGGCATCATGCAGGGCGCGCTCAAGGGCTGACCTCCCCGGAGCTCACCGTGACATCCAGTTTTCCACCCGGCTTCCGCTGGGGCGTGGCCACCTCGGCGTTCCAGATCGAGGGCGCCACCACCGAGGACGGCCGCGGACCGTCCATCTGGGACACGTTCGCGGCGGTCCCCGGCGCGGTGGCGGGCGGCCACACCGGCGAACCGGCGGCCGACCACTACCACCGCTGGCACACCGACCTCGACCTGCTCACCGAACTGGGCGTCGACGCCTACCGGTTTTCGGTGTCGTGGCCGCGGATCCAGCCGGACGGGCGCCGCTTCGAACGCCGGGGGATCGACTTCTACCGCCAGCTCGTGGAAGGCCTGCGGGAGCGGGAGATCGAGCCGTTCCTGACGCTCTACCACTGGGACCTGCCGCAGGCGCTGGAGGACGAGGGCGGCTGGCGGTCGCGGGAGACGGCCCACCGGTTCGCCGAGTACGCCGCCCTGGTGCACGAGGAGCTCGGCGACGTCGTCGACCACTGGACGACGCTCAACGAGCCGTACCCCTGCGCGGTCGCGGGGTACGGCGAAGGCCGCCACGCGCCGGGGGCCAGGGAGGGACACGGCGCGCTGGCGGCCGCCCACCACCTGCTGCTCGGCCACGGCCTGGCCGTCCGGGCGATGCGGGCGCAGGCGACCCCGCAGCAGCAGTTCGGGATCGTGCTCAACCAGTCGCCCGCGGTGCCGGTGTCGGACTCGCCTGCGGACACCGCGGCGGCGGCCCGCCAGGACACGCTGCTGCGCCGCCAGTTCACCGACCCGCTCTTCGGCGGCCGGTACGCGCCGGGCCTGACGGCGATGTTCGACGGCGTCTCGGACTTCTCGTTCCGCCTCGACGGCGACCTCGAGACGATCGGGACGCCGCTGGACTACCTCGGCGTCAACTACTACTACCGGCTGCACTGCGCGGACGCGCCGCACCGCGAGCCGGACCCGGCGCTGCGGACCGTGACCGACATCGGCGTGGACACCACACGCCTGCCGGACGTCCCGCGCACGGGCATGGGCTGGCCGGTCGAGCCGGAGGGGCTCACCGAAGCCCTCGTCGGCCTGCACAACCGCTACCCGGACCTGCCACCGGTGTTCGTCACGGAGAACGGGTGCGTGTACGCCGACCGGAGCGACTTCGCGGACTACGAGCGCATCAGCTTCCTGAACGAGCACATCGAGGCGGTCCGCACGGCGGCCGCGGCCGGCGTCGACCTGCGCGGGTACTTCTGCTGGTCACTGCTGGACAACTTCGAGTGGGCGCACGGGTACAAGCACCGCTTCGGCCTGGTCCACGTCGACTACGAGACGCAGGCGCGCACGCCGAGGTCGAGCTACCGCTGGTACCGCGACTTCATCGCGGCCCAGCGGACGCCGTGAGAAAGTCGCTGGAGCACCGGGCCGGGGCCGCCCTACGGTGACGCCATGAGCGATCACCCGGCGGCCCCCGTCCCGGCCCTCGAGCCGCCCTACTACGTGGCTGTCTTCACGTCGGTGCGCACCGCCGAGCAGGCCGGCTACCCCGAGACCGCCGCCCGGATGGAGGAGCTGGTCAAGCAGGTCCCCGGCTACCTGGGCATGGACCACGCCGAGACGCCCGGTGGCCTGAGCATCACCGTCGGGTACTTCCGCGACGCCGACGCCCTCGCGCAGTGGCGGAGCAACGCCGAGCACCGCTCGGCCCGGCAGCGGGGCCGGGCCGAGTGGTACGAGAGCTACACCCTGCACGTGGCGAAGGTGGAGCGCAGCAGCGGCTTCTCTCGCGCCTGAGCGCTACTTCTTGTACAGGCCCTCGATGTCGTTGGCGTAGTTCTTCGAGACCACGTTCCGCTTCAGCTTGAGGCTCGGCGTGATCTCCCCGCCGGCCTCGGTGAAGTCGTTGGCCAGCACGGTGAACTTCTTGATCGCCTCGGCCTTGGACACCGACTTGTTGGCCTCGTCGACCGCGGCCTGGATCTCCGCGACCAGGTCGGGGTCGGTGGCCAGGTCCGCGACCGAAGCGCCGGCCGGCTTGCCGTGCTGGGACTTCCACGACGGGAAGTACTCCTCGTCCACGGTGACCAGCGCGGCGATGAACGGGCGCTGGTCGCCGACCACCATCGCCTGGCTGACCAGCGGGGACGCCTTGATCGTGTCCTCGAGGCCGGAGGGGGCGACGTTCTTGCCGCCCGCCGTCACGATGATCTCCTTCTTGCGGCCGGTGATCTTGAGGAAGCCGTCGGAGTCGAGCTCGCCGAGGTCGCCGGTGTGGAACCAGCCGTCCGTCAACGCCTCGGCGGTCGCCTGCGGGTTGTTGTAGTACGCCCGGAACACGACGTCGCCCTTGAGCATCACTTCACCGTCGTCGGCGATGCGGACCGACGTGCCGTTGACCGGCTTGCCGACCGTGCCGACGCGGAACGCCGTCTGCGTGTTGACGTTCGCCGCCGCCGACGTCTCGGTGAGGCCGTAGCCCTCGAACACCGGGACGCCGATGCCGCGGAAGAAGTGCGCCAGCCGGGCACCCAGCGGCGCTCCGCCCGAGACCGCCGCGACGCAGCGGCCGCCGAGGGCCGCGCGCAGCTTGCCGTAGACGAGCTTGTCGAACACCAGGTGCTTGAGCTTCAGCCCGATTCCGGCGCCGCCGGAGTCCTGCGCCTCGCTGTAGGCGACGGCGGTGGCCTCGGCGGCGTCGAAGATCTTGCCCTTGCCCTCGCTGTGGGCCTTCTGCTTCGCCGAGTTGTAGACCTTCTCGAACACGCGCGGCACGGCGACGACGAACGTCGGCCGGAACGTGCCCAGGTCGGCGACCAGGTTCTTGACGTCCGGGGTGTGCCCGAGGGTGACGCGGGCGGTCAGCGCGGTGACGGCGATCGCGCGGGCCAGCACGTGCGCCAGCGGCAGGAAGCACAGCAGCGAGTTGCCCTGCTCCATCAGCTGCGGGAACGCCTCGATGTCGGCGCGGATCTCGGCCAGGAGGTTCCGGTGGGTCAGCTCGACGCCCTTGGGGCGGCCGGTGGTGCCCGAGGTGTAGACGATCGTGGCGAGCTCGTCCGCGGTCACCTCGCGGCGGCGGTCGTGCAGCTCGTCGTCGGACAGGTCGGCACCGAGCGCGGACAGCTCTTCGACGGCGGGGGAGTCGCCCTCGATCTGCCACGTGCTGGCCAGGTCGGGGAGCCTGTCGCGCACCTCGTCGAGCGTCGCGGCGTGGGCGCTGGTCTCGACGAAGACGCCCTTCGCGGCCGAGTCCGACAGGATCCAGTGCACCTGCTCGGCGGAAGAGGTGTCGTAGATCGGGACGGTCACCGCGCCGGCCGCCCAGATCGCGAAGTCGATCAGCGTCCACTCGTAGCGGGTCTTCGACATGATCGCGACGCGGTCGCCGCGGCCGATCCCGGCCTTCGCCATCCCCTTGGCGACGGCCAGCACCTCGGCCGCGAACTCCTTGGCGGTGACGTCCAGCCAGCTGCCCTCGACCTGGCGGCGGAAGCTCACCACGTCGGAGAACCGCTCGGCGTTCGCCCAGACGACGTCGGACATGTTTTCGTCGTCGGCCACCGGCTTGCCGGCGGGAGCGCTGTATTCGCGCACGTGGACCTCCGTGTTCAACGCGGCGGCAGGTGACACCGCTGTTACCCGCCAGTCAACTTAGCGTGGTGAGCACCTTAAGACCATGCTGATCGACGCCGCGAGGCGAGGCCGTGACATTCTTCGCACGTGAACGCGCCACCCTCCCTCGACATCGTCGACGAGACGTTCCTCGCCGTTCCGCCCGCCACCGTGGCCGCGGTCTTCGCCGAGCCGGCCTCCTGGCGGCGCTACTGGCCCGACCTGGTCCTCGAGGTCTACACCGACCGGGGGGAGAAGGGCCTGCGCTGGACCGTGCGGGGCGCGCTCGTCGGTACGATGGAGGTCTGGCTCGAGCCGGTGCTCGACGGCACCCTGCTGCACTACTTCCTGCGGGCGACCCCCGCCGACGCGGCCGGGACGCCCCGTGCCCTGGCGCCGCGCGAGCTGCGCCGGGAGTTCGACCGGCGGGCGCGCGCCGCGAAGGCGATCGCGCTCGGGCTCAAGGAGATCCTGGAGGACGGGCGCGAGCCCGGAGTGCCTCCGCGCGGCGAGGGCTAGGGGGCCAGGGGTGCGGGTACACGTCGTCTCGGACGTGCACGGCAACGCGGACGCGCTGAAGCGGGCGGGCGACGGGGCCGACGCCCTGGTCGTGCTCGGCGACCTGATCGACTTCGTCGACTACCACGACCACGAGAAGGGCATCATGGGTGCCCTGTTCGGCGCGGAGAAGGTGGCCGGGTTCGCCCGGCTGCGCCGCGAGGGCACCCGTGACGAAACCGTTGCCTACTCGCGGGAGCTCTGGGCGAGCCTCGAAGACCCGGCGAGCGCCGTCGACGAGGCCGTCCGCACCCAGTACGCGGCGCTGTTCGCGGCGATGACCGCGCCCACCTACGCCACGCCCGGCAACGTCGACACCCCGGCGCTGTGGCCGGAGTTCACCGGCGAGGGCGTGCGGGTGCTCGACGGCGAGGTGGCCGAGATCGGCGGCCTGCGGTTCGGGTTCGTCGGCGGCGCGCTGCTGCCCGACGGCGTCGTCCCGCGGCCGCGCAAGGGCGCCGCCTGGCGCCCCTACCTGCGGGATCGCGCGGACTACGACGCGGGCGTCGCCGCGCTGGCCGACGTCGACGTCCTCTGCACGCACGGCCCGCCCGCGCTGCCGGAGCTGACCTACGACGTCGTCGCGCGCCGCAGCGAGATCGGCTCGACGGCGCTGCTGGAGCTGATCCGGGCGCAGCGGCCGCGCTGGTCGGTGTTCGGGCACGTGCACCAGCCACTGGCGGCCCGCGCCCGGGTCGGCCTGACCGAGTGCCGTAACGTGGGTCACTTCAAGGAGACCGGGCAGCCCTACGTGCTGCGCTGGTGACCAACCGCGGCGGCTACGCTTCGACCCATGGCCGAGCAGTCCACACAGTCCATCGAGGTCGACGCCGAGCCCAGCCGGGTGATGGCCGTGATCGCCGACTTCCCCGCGTACCCGGAATGGGCCAAGGCCGTCCGGCAGACCGAGGTCCTCGACACCGACGCCGACGGGCGGGCCAAGCAGGTCAAGCTCACCCTCGACGCGGGCCCGATCAAGGACGTCTACACCCTCGAGTACGACTGGGACGAAGACGGCCTCGGCGTCAGCTGGCACCTGGTCAAGGGCCAGATGCAGAAGGCCCAGAACGGCCGCTACGCGCTCGCCGACCTCGGCGGCGGCCGTACCCGGGTCACCTACACGCTGTCGGTCGAGCTGGCGCTGCCGATGATCGGCCTGCTGCGCCGCAAGGCCGAGAAGATGGTCATGGACACCGCGCTCAAGGAGCTGAAGAAGCGGGCCGAGGGCTAGCGTGCGGATCCTGCTGTGCACCGGCAAGGGGGGTGTCGGGAAGACCACGCTGGCCGCGGCCACCGGCGCCGCCCTCGCCGCCCGCGGCAGGAAGACCCTCGTCGTGTCCACGGATCCGGCGCACTCGCTCGGCGACGCCTTCGGCCGCCCGCTCGGGGCCGAACCGTCCGAAGTGGACGCGCTCCTCTCCGGCGTGCAGGTCGATTCGCGCACCCTGGTGGACGCCACCTGGCAGCAGCTGCGCGGTGAGCTGCGGGCCGTGCTGGCCGGGGCGGGGCTCGACACCCTCGACGCCGAAGAGCTCACCGTGCTGCCCGGCGTCGACGAGCTGCTCGCCCTGACCGAGGTCCGCCGGCTGGCCGAGGACGGGCCGTGGGAGACCGTCGTCGTCGACTGCGGCCCGACGGCCGAGACGCTGCGGCTGCTCGCCCTGCCCGAGGCCGTCTCCGGCTACCTTTCCCGCGTGTTCGGGCGCCGCGTCACCGACCCGGTGCGCCGCCTCGGCGCCCACCTCGACGGCCTGCGCGCGCTGCTCACCGACCCGGCCGTGACGACCGTCCGGCTGGTCCTGACCCCGGAGCGGGTGGTCGTCGCCGAGGCGCGGCGCACGCTCAGCTCCCTGGCCCTGCGCGGCATCGCCGTCGACGGCCTGATCGCCAACCGGCTGATGCCCGCGCCCGGCATGTGGCGCGGTGGCGCCGCGTCGTGGCTGCGCACCCGGCGGGCGCAGCAGGACGCCGTGCTCGCCGAGCTCGCCGCGGCCGGGATCGCGCCGGTCGCCCGCGTCGAGCACCGCGCCGTCGAGCCGGTCGGGCTGCCGGCGTTGCTGGAGATCGCCGCCGAGCTCTACCGCGGCGAAGACCCCCTCGCGGGCAACGGCACCCCCGTCACCCCGCTGCTGCGCGTGCGGCCCGCCCCCGGCGGGTACACCCTGCGCGTCGCGATCCCGCTCGCGCGGGACGCCGAGGTCGACCTCGCCCGCGTCGACGACGACCTGGCGATCACCGTGGACGGCTTCCGCAGGCTCATCGCCCTGCCGGAGCCGCTGCGGCCGTGCCGGATCACCGGCGCGGAATCCGACGCCGACGGCCTGGTCGTGCGCCTGGCCGGGAACCGGGGCCGCGGGTGAGCGAAGAGGAACACGGGCCGCGCCTGGCGGAGGAGATCCGCCTGCTCGCCGAGCTGGTCGCGGACAAGGCGGCGCCGTGGCTCGAGGGCGTGCTCGCGGCCGGCCACGGTGATCACACCTCTGAGGAGGCGAAACCGGACGGTTCGGCGTGCGGCTGGTGTCCGCTGTGTGCGATCGTCGCGGTGGTGCGGGGTGAGCGGCCCGAGCTGGTCGCGCGGCTGGTCGAGCAGCTCGCGCAGCTGGTCGCCCTGCTGCGTGCGGTGCTCGCGGACCGCTGGGAACCGGACGAGGGCGTGCACATGCCCGGGTTCCGGCCCGCGCCGAAGCCCGCCGCGGACGCCACCGCGTCGACCAG belongs to Amycolatopsis tolypomycina and includes:
- a CDS encoding LacI family DNA-binding transcriptional regulator: MVTAREVAQLCGVSVATVSRVFNRPATVSATTRERVERVARDLDFSPNESARALSRRQSAMVGLVWDTDHRRPGWRHPFLQDLLLGLKSALSSHGYHLLLLATSDDARDRHPGVSLADPIGYVSMTRRHHLAGLVLIDSGTDADAFTAFAQSGLPCVALDVALSGPRATHVTSDNAGGAAEAVRHLAALGHRRIATITGPRGNAPAAARTEGYRRGLAEAGLPVSEDLVVGGDFYRESGFVGMRRLLARKNPPTAVFAASDEMAVGALLAARAAGLRVPADLAVVGFDDIEVASLVDPALTTVAQDKPGFGTAAAGALLTMLENATAPEPVLLPTKLVVRDSCGAHQPR
- a CDS encoding extracellular solute-binding protein codes for the protein MRPKTRNRRIRLLAGVGATLVALTAVSACGDSGAAGGKIKLSLGLFGNFGYTDLIKEYQAAHPDIEITERTAAYSDHHKNLAAHLATGAGAADVEAIDTGYVAQFKATPDKFVDLNTVGGDKLKDRWLAWKWAASLGKGGQQIGYGTDVGGLAICYRRDMFKTAGLPEDRDAVSALWPTWQKLFETGKRFQEKAPQGVKFMDGGPTVLNAIVGQAPQGYYDQNDQVIVGSNPALRQGWDLVVDAVKANLSAGLLYSTPQWNTGFTQGQFATVTCPAWMMTKIKDQAPDTAGKWDVAAVPGGGGNWGGSYLTVPKSGKHTKEAAELAAWLTAPEQQAKVFTSKGLLPSAPSLYDDPKITGYTNPFFSGAPVGKVFTDAAKKLNPQYQGPKAGDVQTEFGNAMQRVEQGKQDGAAAWDQLVGDVAKIK
- a CDS encoding carbohydrate ABC transporter permease; this translates as MALTFAERRQKWDVKLSPFGFISPYFLIFGVFGLFPLLYTAFVSLQKRNLIDAEGATFIGFGNYEQLLFHDPYFWNAMGNTVSLWLLTTIPQILFALGIAHLLNRRLRGRMFFRMGMILPNITSVAAVTIIFAQLFGRDFGLVNWVLSWFGAGQIDWQAGTASSHTAIAAMVVWRWTGYHALIFLASMQAIPSSMYEAATLDGARGWQQFWRITVPLLRPQIIFSTVIATTGNMRLLAEPLLFNPGTAAATGGSDRQFQTAALYLYEQGFAKYDFGYSSAIALILAVATMLVAGLSYLVTRRIQTD
- a CDS encoding carbohydrate ABC transporter permease, coding for MTTVLTPAAPAPPAASRGRLRRIGKRVTSPWTYAALIAILAGSAFPVYWSFVVSSQTTEAVGKVPPVLVPGGHLFENIARVFDETDFALALGNSLIVAGTITVSVVLFSTLAGFAFAKLRFRGRTALLLVVVATQAIPTELGVVPLYMMMADFGWAGELQAVIVPGLVTAFGVFFMRQYFERALPLELLEAGRMDGCGSLRLFWHVALPAARPAAAVLGLFTFMQAWNDFFWPLVVLVPENPTVQTALSTLASGYTTDYTLVLTAATIGTVPVLIVFLLFGRQIVGGIMQGALKG
- a CDS encoding GH1 family beta-glucosidase, with protein sequence MTSSFPPGFRWGVATSAFQIEGATTEDGRGPSIWDTFAAVPGAVAGGHTGEPAADHYHRWHTDLDLLTELGVDAYRFSVSWPRIQPDGRRFERRGIDFYRQLVEGLREREIEPFLTLYHWDLPQALEDEGGWRSRETAHRFAEYAALVHEELGDVVDHWTTLNEPYPCAVAGYGEGRHAPGAREGHGALAAAHHLLLGHGLAVRAMRAQATPQQQFGIVLNQSPAVPVSDSPADTAAAARQDTLLRRQFTDPLFGGRYAPGLTAMFDGVSDFSFRLDGDLETIGTPLDYLGVNYYYRLHCADAPHREPDPALRTVTDIGVDTTRLPDVPRTGMGWPVEPEGLTEALVGLHNRYPDLPPVFVTENGCVYADRSDFADYERISFLNEHIEAVRTAAAAGVDLRGYFCWSLLDNFEWAHGYKHRFGLVHVDYETQARTPRSSYRWYRDFIAAQRTP
- a CDS encoding antibiotic biosynthesis monooxygenase family protein; amino-acid sequence: MSDHPAAPVPALEPPYYVAVFTSVRTAEQAGYPETAARMEELVKQVPGYLGMDHAETPGGLSITVGYFRDADALAQWRSNAEHRSARQRGRAEWYESYTLHVAKVERSSGFSRA
- a CDS encoding AMP-dependent synthetase/ligase produces the protein MREYSAPAGKPVADDENMSDVVWANAERFSDVVSFRRQVEGSWLDVTAKEFAAEVLAVAKGMAKAGIGRGDRVAIMSKTRYEWTLIDFAIWAAGAVTVPIYDTSSAEQVHWILSDSAAKGVFVETSAHAATLDEVRDRLPDLASTWQIEGDSPAVEELSALGADLSDDELHDRRREVTADELATIVYTSGTTGRPKGVELTHRNLLAEIRADIEAFPQLMEQGNSLLCFLPLAHVLARAIAVTALTARVTLGHTPDVKNLVADLGTFRPTFVVAVPRVFEKVYNSAKQKAHSEGKGKIFDAAEATAVAYSEAQDSGGAGIGLKLKHLVFDKLVYGKLRAALGGRCVAAVSGGAPLGARLAHFFRGIGVPVFEGYGLTETSAAANVNTQTAFRVGTVGKPVNGTSVRIADDGEVMLKGDVVFRAYYNNPQATAEALTDGWFHTGDLGELDSDGFLKITGRKKEIIVTAGGKNVAPSGLEDTIKASPLVSQAMVVGDQRPFIAALVTVDEEYFPSWKSQHGKPAGASVADLATDPDLVAEIQAAVDEANKSVSKAEAIKKFTVLANDFTEAGGEITPSLKLKRNVVSKNYANDIEGLYKK
- a CDS encoding polyketide cyclase / dehydrase and lipid transport, whose protein sequence is MNAPPSLDIVDETFLAVPPATVAAVFAEPASWRRYWPDLVLEVYTDRGEKGLRWTVRGALVGTMEVWLEPVLDGTLLHYFLRATPADAAGTPRALAPRELRREFDRRARAAKAIALGLKEILEDGREPGVPPRGEG
- a CDS encoding metallophosphoesterase family protein, coding for MRVHVVSDVHGNADALKRAGDGADALVVLGDLIDFVDYHDHEKGIMGALFGAEKVAGFARLRREGTRDETVAYSRELWASLEDPASAVDEAVRTQYAALFAAMTAPTYATPGNVDTPALWPEFTGEGVRVLDGEVAEIGGLRFGFVGGALLPDGVVPRPRKGAAWRPYLRDRADYDAGVAALADVDVLCTHGPPALPELTYDVVARRSEIGSTALLELIRAQRPRWSVFGHVHQPLAARARVGLTECRNVGHFKETGQPYVLRW
- a CDS encoding SRPBCC family protein, which codes for MAEQSTQSIEVDAEPSRVMAVIADFPAYPEWAKAVRQTEVLDTDADGRAKQVKLTLDAGPIKDVYTLEYDWDEDGLGVSWHLVKGQMQKAQNGRYALADLGGGRTRVTYTLSVELALPMIGLLRRKAEKMVMDTALKELKKRAEG
- a CDS encoding ArsA family ATPase, whose protein sequence is MRILLCTGKGGVGKTTLAAATGAALAARGRKTLVVSTDPAHSLGDAFGRPLGAEPSEVDALLSGVQVDSRTLVDATWQQLRGELRAVLAGAGLDTLDAEELTVLPGVDELLALTEVRRLAEDGPWETVVVDCGPTAETLRLLALPEAVSGYLSRVFGRRVTDPVRRLGAHLDGLRALLTDPAVTTVRLVLTPERVVVAEARRTLSSLALRGIAVDGLIANRLMPAPGMWRGGAASWLRTRRAQQDAVLAELAAAGIAPVARVEHRAVEPVGLPALLEIAAELYRGEDPLAGNGTPVTPLLRVRPAPGGYTLRVAIPLARDAEVDLARVDDDLAITVDGFRRLIALPEPLRPCRITGAESDADGLVVRLAGNRGRG